Proteins found in one Maridesulfovibrio sp. genomic segment:
- a CDS encoding restriction endonuclease subunit S, producing MSWPRTKLELLAANKKYAFVGGPFGSKLTSRDYVATGTPVIRGSNLNNGRNLDLTDFVYVSDFKVQEDLSSNLAYPGDLVFTQRGTLGQVALIPIEGEFERYVVSQSQMKMTVNEHKADPLFLYYYFSSHEAVNRILSYTSSSGVPHINLTVLRNFEVPTPPLKIQNRIASVLSAYDELIENNRRRIQLLEESARLLYKEWFVRLRFPGHEHVKVADGVPEGWEKKPLSYIANITMGQSPKSEFYNTDGLGIPFHQGVKDFGHRFPSNNTYCTAMKRIAEAGDILFSVRAPVGRINVATEKIVIGRGLSAIRSIRNQQSFLLYNLKNHFFKEDMIGAGAIYAAITKKDLYNVELLQPSDSIIEMFLDHVNPIDRQIDVITNQTAALAQARDILIPKLMNGEVGV from the coding sequence ATGAGTTGGCCTCGCACAAAACTCGAATTACTAGCAGCTAACAAAAAGTATGCTTTCGTTGGGGGACCATTCGGTTCTAAGCTCACCTCACGGGACTATGTCGCTACTGGCACACCTGTTATTCGTGGGTCAAACCTCAACAATGGGCGCAACCTTGATCTTACCGATTTCGTATATGTTTCGGACTTTAAGGTACAAGAAGATCTTTCTAGCAATTTAGCCTATCCAGGAGATCTCGTATTTACGCAAAGAGGGACTCTCGGACAGGTTGCACTTATCCCTATAGAAGGTGAATTTGAGCGATATGTAGTATCACAGAGCCAAATGAAGATGACCGTAAATGAGCATAAGGCTGATCCACTCTTCTTATACTACTATTTTTCAAGCCATGAAGCTGTAAACAGAATCCTGAGTTATACTTCTTCATCAGGAGTTCCGCATATAAATCTTACTGTGTTGCGTAATTTTGAAGTACCAACCCCTCCACTCAAAATTCAAAATAGAATAGCATCAGTTCTATCCGCATACGACGAACTCATCGAAAACAACCGCCGCCGCATCCAGCTGCTCGAAGAATCGGCACGCCTGCTCTACAAGGAATGGTTCGTGCGGCTTCGCTTTCCGGGACACGAGCATGTTAAGGTTGCGGATGGTGTGCCGGAGGGGTGGGAGAAGAAACCGCTTTCGTATATCGCAAATATCACTATGGGCCAAAGCCCTAAGTCAGAATTTTATAATACTGATGGATTAGGTATACCCTTCCACCAAGGCGTAAAGGACTTTGGACATCGTTTTCCATCCAACAATACATACTGCACGGCTATGAAACGAATCGCTGAGGCAGGAGATATTCTTTTTAGCGTAAGAGCCCCTGTAGGCAGAATAAACGTCGCGACTGAAAAGATAGTAATAGGACGTGGCCTTTCTGCAATTAGAAGTATCCGTAACCAGCAGAGCTTTCTCCTTTACAATCTTAAAAATCACTTCTTCAAAGAAGACATGATAGGTGCAGGAGCGATATATGCGGCAATAACAAAAAAGGATTTGTACAACGTTGAGCTGCTTCAACCAAGCGATAGTATTATTGAAATGTTTTTGGATCATGTGAATCCGATCGATAGACAAATTGATGTGATCACTAATCAGACTGCGGCACTGGCCCAAGCCCGCGACATCCTAATCCCCAAACTAATGAATGGCGAGGTGGGTGTATGA
- a CDS encoding N-6 DNA methylase, whose product MAQLEHIEVIEKRLWTAADTMRANSNYASNEYFLPVMGLIFLRHAYSRFLAVKDDIEANLPKRGGKTRPLTKEDFSQKSSIFLQPKAQFDSLVSLSDADDRAKAIIEAMESIEADYESLRGVLPKSEYQELDNDVLGQLLRTLNPDELKKVKGDVFGRIYEYFLTQFADQKAHDGGEFFTPISIVSLIANILEPTHGTILDPACGSGGMFVQSARVVERLHQNPSEKLTFMGLEKNATTIRLAKMNLAVHGLEGDIQRAITYYQDPHELLGKAEYVMANPPFNVDEIDGDKVKKDPRLPFGLPGVSKGSKDNPDKKGKISNGNYVWISYFYSYLSETGKAGFVMSSQASSAGKDEAKVRQKLIETGDVDAMVAIRSNFFYTRTVPCELWFLNRNKPEEHKDKVLMIDARNIYRKVTRKIYDFSPEQEQNILAIVWLYRGQVDKYLDLVAGYCQRMLAEGEGCFSGHGENGETIKPLPEFTASLDGLLATMKPFVESLAADSPHTEPLKEYETALAAFHKDVDGFKSSIAKQMDAWKGQGLSNGKLKKAVERLAPLAETSRDLVKQTDLLYKLACKLIETCETECAAKACDTWVNRDITRTRKAADQARKLAVEELKQVRYFQRQARWLTERFPEAQLCDVDGLVKLVDRATLKAHDWSLTPGRYVGVAPEEVNEDFDFEEALRDIHVELEDLNNEAVQLAATIKKNFEELGV is encoded by the coding sequence ATGGCGCAACTCGAACATATAGAAGTCATCGAAAAAAGACTGTGGACCGCAGCGGACACCATGCGGGCCAACTCAAACTACGCTAGTAATGAATACTTTCTGCCCGTCATGGGTCTCATATTTCTCAGGCACGCATACAGCCGATTCCTGGCAGTAAAAGACGACATTGAAGCGAACCTCCCCAAGCGTGGAGGTAAGACCAGACCTCTGACCAAGGAAGACTTCTCACAAAAGAGTTCAATTTTCCTGCAACCTAAGGCTCAGTTCGACTCACTGGTTTCCCTTAGTGATGCTGACGATCGAGCCAAAGCGATCATTGAAGCTATGGAATCCATCGAAGCTGACTATGAAAGCCTGCGTGGTGTACTGCCTAAGAGTGAATATCAGGAACTTGATAACGACGTTCTGGGACAGCTGCTGCGGACCCTGAACCCGGATGAACTCAAAAAGGTCAAAGGCGATGTCTTTGGTCGTATCTACGAATATTTCCTGACCCAGTTCGCAGACCAGAAAGCTCATGATGGTGGTGAATTTTTTACACCGATCTCCATCGTCTCCCTGATCGCCAATATTCTGGAGCCGACACACGGTACGATCCTCGACCCTGCCTGCGGTTCCGGCGGTATGTTTGTACAGAGTGCCCGGGTGGTTGAACGTCTGCATCAAAATCCCAGTGAAAAACTCACCTTCATGGGACTGGAGAAGAACGCGACCACCATCCGTCTGGCAAAAATGAACCTTGCTGTGCATGGGCTGGAAGGCGATATTCAGAGAGCTATCACTTATTACCAAGATCCGCATGAACTGCTCGGCAAAGCTGAATACGTCATGGCGAACCCGCCCTTCAACGTGGATGAAATTGACGGAGACAAGGTCAAGAAAGACCCACGCCTCCCCTTTGGTCTGCCTGGAGTAAGTAAGGGGAGTAAAGACAACCCCGACAAGAAGGGGAAGATATCAAACGGTAACTACGTTTGGATCAGCTATTTCTACAGCTACTTAAGCGAGACAGGCAAAGCCGGATTCGTAATGTCTTCTCAGGCATCAAGTGCCGGTAAGGATGAGGCCAAGGTGCGCCAGAAGCTTATTGAGACCGGGGATGTCGACGCCATGGTAGCTATCCGCTCAAACTTCTTCTACACCCGCACCGTACCTTGTGAATTATGGTTCCTGAATCGCAATAAGCCCGAAGAGCACAAAGACAAGGTGCTCATGATTGATGCCCGCAACATCTATCGCAAAGTCACACGCAAGATTTACGACTTCAGTCCGGAACAGGAACAGAATATTTTAGCCATTGTCTGGCTGTATCGCGGACAGGTGGACAAGTACCTTGATCTGGTAGCCGGTTATTGCCAGCGCATGCTCGCCGAGGGAGAAGGCTGCTTCAGCGGACATGGAGAAAACGGTGAAACCATAAAGCCCTTACCTGAATTCACAGCTTCGCTGGATGGACTGTTAGCCACAATGAAACCTTTCGTGGAATCACTCGCTGCGGACTCCCCTCATACCGAACCGCTCAAGGAATATGAAACCGCCTTGGCCGCATTTCATAAGGATGTGGACGGATTCAAATCATCCATCGCTAAACAAATGGATGCATGGAAGGGTCAGGGCCTCAGCAACGGAAAACTGAAAAAAGCCGTTGAACGTCTTGCCCCACTAGCTGAAACCAGCCGCGACTTGGTCAAACAGACCGACCTGCTCTACAAGCTGGCCTGCAAGCTCATTGAGACCTGCGAAACTGAATGCGCGGCTAAAGCCTGTGACACTTGGGTCAACAGAGACATCACCCGTACCCGCAAGGCTGCGGATCAAGCCCGTAAGCTGGCCGTGGAAGAACTCAAGCAGGTTCGTTATTTCCAGCGTCAAGCTCGTTGGCTGACAGAGCGTTTTCCTGAAGCGCAGCTTTGCGATGTTGATGGATTGGTCAAGCTTGTAGATCGTGCCACGCTTAAAGCCCATGACTGGAGCCTTACTCCCGGTCGCTATGTCGGTGTAGCCCCTGAAGAAGTGAACGAAGATTTTGATTTTGAAGAAGCTCTTCGGGATATCCATGTGGAGTTGGAAGACTTGAATAATGAAGCAGTGCAGCTTGCAGCTACTATTAAGAAAAATTTTGAGGAGCTGGGAGTATGA
- a CDS encoding DUF262 domain-containing protein codes for MIAQQEHLLTFLKNAPQLIIPIYQRMYSWTEQECSQLWNDIIRVGSNEEIGTHFVGSVVYIQNSVARNAPLLVIDGQQRLTTITLLLEALARNIAEAEPSDGFSEEQIRSYYLTNPFEKEENKYKLILTQTDKDTLISLLRSSPLPAENSLRVMGNFEFFNKRIKTLNGDIEHLCKGLEKLQLVEVALDKAHDNPQLIFESMNSTGRELSQADLIRNFILMGLEPEIQTNLYNDYWRPMEVNFGQEAYGAQFDSFMRHYLTYKTGSIPNVSAVYEAFKAYFRTPDIQRAGVEEVVKDLNTFADYYCRMALGREQDKKLAEAFHDLRELKIEVAYPLLLEFYADHVAEALTLDEFESAVRMIESYVFRRSACAIPTNSMNKTFANFNKGLKKDRYLESIAANFLLLPSYRRFPADEEFNREIKVRDLYNFRNKSYWLRRMENDGRRERVSVNDYTIEHIMPQNKNVPQHWRDELGADWKRVHDTWLHTLGNLTLTGYNSEYSDNSFTDKKGMEGGFAVSPLKLNEGLGSTTEWNEESIKKRADKLALKAIDIWNFPSLDEDILDAYRPTTQEGKTYSIDDHEYLSGGDSRILFDKLRTEVLALNPCVSEDFLKLYVAYKAETNFVDVVPQKSRLRLSLNMKFHEIQDPRGLCRDITNVGRWGNGDVEVGLESLDDLQYVVGLIRQALEKQLGNGD; via the coding sequence ATGATAGCCCAACAAGAACATCTGTTAACTTTTCTAAAAAATGCTCCACAACTTATCATCCCCATATATCAGAGGATGTACTCCTGGACAGAGCAAGAATGCAGCCAACTCTGGAACGACATCATTCGTGTCGGATCAAATGAAGAGATCGGAACCCATTTTGTCGGTTCTGTGGTTTACATTCAAAACTCAGTTGCTAGAAACGCTCCCCTGCTGGTCATTGATGGACAGCAACGGTTGACCACCATCACTCTGCTGCTTGAAGCTCTTGCCCGCAATATTGCTGAGGCAGAGCCTAGCGATGGATTCTCCGAAGAACAGATTAGAAGCTATTACCTTACCAATCCATTTGAGAAAGAAGAGAATAAGTACAAGTTAATCCTGACCCAAACAGATAAGGACACTCTAATATCCTTACTTAGAAGCAGCCCACTTCCTGCTGAAAATTCATTACGAGTCATGGGGAACTTCGAGTTCTTTAATAAACGAATCAAAACACTCAATGGGGACATTGAACATCTTTGTAAGGGACTTGAAAAACTACAGCTTGTTGAAGTGGCTTTGGATAAGGCCCATGATAACCCGCAGCTAATCTTTGAAAGCATGAACTCCACAGGCCGGGAATTGAGTCAGGCGGATCTAATCCGTAACTTTATCCTTATGGGGCTTGAGCCTGAAATTCAGACCAATCTCTATAATGATTACTGGCGACCGATGGAGGTCAATTTCGGACAGGAAGCATACGGAGCCCAATTCGATAGCTTCATGCGTCATTACCTTACCTACAAGACCGGCTCCATCCCCAATGTCAGCGCAGTATACGAAGCATTCAAGGCTTACTTCAGAACCCCTGATATTCAACGGGCCGGTGTAGAAGAGGTAGTGAAGGACCTCAACACATTCGCAGACTACTACTGCAGAATGGCCTTAGGCAGGGAACAGGATAAGAAGCTAGCCGAAGCTTTTCATGATCTTCGGGAGCTCAAAATTGAAGTCGCATATCCTCTTCTGCTGGAATTTTACGCCGATCATGTAGCGGAAGCTCTGACACTGGATGAATTTGAATCGGCAGTCCGGATGATCGAATCATACGTATTCAGAAGGTCAGCCTGCGCTATCCCCACAAACTCCATGAACAAGACATTCGCGAATTTTAATAAAGGTCTTAAGAAGGATCGCTACCTCGAAAGCATCGCGGCCAACTTTCTCTTACTGCCCTCATATCGCAGATTTCCGGCTGATGAAGAGTTCAACCGAGAAATCAAAGTACGCGATCTCTACAACTTTAGGAATAAAAGCTACTGGCTGCGGCGCATGGAGAACGATGGCCGTAGAGAACGTGTGTCAGTCAACGATTACACTATCGAACACATCATGCCCCAGAACAAGAATGTGCCCCAGCATTGGCGTGATGAATTGGGAGCTGACTGGAAGAGAGTTCATGACACATGGCTGCATACTCTGGGGAACCTCACTCTCACAGGGTACAACTCCGAATACAGCGACAACAGCTTCACGGACAAAAAAGGCATGGAAGGTGGCTTTGCTGTGAGTCCCCTCAAACTCAATGAAGGGCTTGGCAGCACGACAGAATGGAATGAAGAGTCAATCAAGAAACGCGCCGACAAGCTCGCTTTAAAGGCCATCGACATATGGAATTTCCCATCTCTTGATGAGGATATACTTGATGCATACCGTCCTACCACTCAAGAGGGAAAGACTTACAGCATTGACGACCATGAATACCTTTCCGGTGGGGATTCCAGAATTCTGTTTGATAAGCTGAGGACAGAAGTTCTGGCTCTTAACCCCTGTGTTAGCGAAGATTTCTTGAAACTATACGTAGCCTACAAAGCTGAGACAAACTTCGTTGATGTGGTCCCACAAAAAAGCAGACTGCGTCTGTCATTGAATATGAAGTTCCACGAAATCCAAGATCCACGAGGTCTTTGTAGAGACATCACCAACGTAGGCCGCTGGGGTAACGGAGATGTAGAGGTCGGCCTGGAATCACTGGATGATCTTCAATATGTAGTTGGTTTGATTCGACAAGCTCTTGAAAAGCAGCTAGGAAATGGTGATTAA